In the genome of Pseudobacteriovorax antillogorgiicola, the window CACGGATTGTGTCAGCATTCCCCGGAAAAAATACGACATCAGGCCATTCATTGTGGTTATTAAATCGATTGGAATCAAAAATCTCCCGCCCTGGATTAATCTCGACGCGATCCACAGATCGCTCCCCATCAATTTTTACTTCAACTATCTTGTCTGTGGCCTCAGCTCGAATACTCTGCTTCTGGCCATCACCCCACGTAACTTCAACATCGTAGGGTAAACGAAAGGCTGGGTTTTGGTCGACTTTCAGGACCAAGCGTCGCTCTCCTTGAGACTCGTTGATATCAACATTGTCAAGGTCGAAGTCTGGCCAGGCTGAGCTAGTCCACCACTTAGAAACTTCCTCAGCCAGTTTCTGCCTGATTGCTGAACCCTTGTGAAGAAATGTAATAAATGTTCGCTGATCCACATTGCGGTCGCGGTAGGTTTCTGTAAACTCCTTGAGCGCAGCCATGAACGCTTCTCTATCTCGCCAATAGGCGTAGCGCAACGCAAGCAGGTGGCGAATATAATTGAAGTTATGCTGTTCAAAGTAGCTGATCCGCGTTTTAAGCACTTCGTCAGTAAGGGCGTTTTCAGGCTTCAAGATATTTAAGATGGAAGCAATTAAGTCTGCACTCTGTCGGTGATTAAACAAAACCCATGGGCGACCATCGTCTGAGTTGATGATATTATAGATTCTCTGATCAGCTTGCAGGAGTAGACTTGCTATAAAGTCAGCGGAGCCTCGAAAGAACCAACCGTCTTGAGGATTGGCTGGCTGAAGGGACGCCCCGAACCATTGCTGGCTAGTATAAAACGCAAGTTGCCATAACCCCCAATTCAAAAGATCATTTTGAATCAAACGCATTCCAGCTTGTCGAGGCCGATTCATCGTGATCACACCGGGAATTGCCCCCTTTTCAAGCTCTTCTGTTTCCAAAAACAATAGCCTAGGAAATGGAAACTCTCCCAACATCCCCTGAGCCTGTCTCAAGAAACTCTGTAAATAAAACTTAGCTCGGCTCATATACTTCGAGCGGTAAACAATGGTCACCGGAATCTTGTCAACAAAGAAATGTTCGACCTTATGATCGAGAGATAGGTTGAATGTCGCATTCCTGCCAGACATTCGAATTTCGTTTTGGTTATGAAAACCAGGTGTCGTCATCACCCAGCGCCTCGGATACAAAACTGAAAGTTTGAATTCGGCATTGGGAAAATCTAAACCTTGCCCCCCATCTTCAGCTGGACATGAACCGAGCTTCTGAGGATAAAATTGATGAAATAGAAATTGCTGTCGGGCTCGATCAGGCCACTGAGGAAGAATAAAGGAGAATTCGAAGCTTTCTTGGCCTCGATTCGGTAGCTTTAGAATCGGTCCTTGCCAAACCGCACCGGGATGCTGGGACAGTAACTCCATTCGCCCCTGGGTTGGTTGAAAGCTTTTGTTTTTGTTCATGGAACGATTGATATTGCGGGATGGGTCCCAGAAATAGCTTGGGTCATTGTAGGCAAAGTAAAAGCAAACAAACTCTGACGAGTCTTGCCATCGAATCTTCGTTTGCCCCGCGATAGGCTCGGGAGAGCGTAAGGCACCCTCAGGCACCTGAACACCGATTTGGTAATGAACACCCCCATAAGCGGGGTGCACCATGAGAAAGACTACAATAAAAAACAGCCTGCTGATCATTGGGCTGGAAGTCAAACACCACCTGTTAATAGCCCTGCCTCCACCCAACTTTTTTCCCTGAATCTAGTAGATACGAAACCGTGCCATCTGCCGCTCAATTCTATGAAGAGCTTGGGATACCTGGATCTTGGTCTGTTCAAACTCACTGGCCTCACAGTTCTCTTTGATGACAATTGGCTGCCCATACATCACCCGAACCTTCGCGAAAGGCTTGGGAATGCGCAAGCGATCCCAAGTTTTTAGTTCCCAATAGCGATCGGCCACCGCTGCAACAGGTAAAATGGGAATCGCTTTGGTACTTGCTATAGCCACAACGCCAGCCTTTACCTCATGACGGGGTCCCTCTGGACCATCTACCGTCATCGCTACTTTGATTCCACTAGGAATCTTCGCATAAATCTCTCGCAGAGCAACCCGTCCACCACGAGCAGGTTCACCACGAATAGAATCATAACCAAAAAACGACAAAACCTTTACAATGATTTCACCTGGGAGATCAGAGCTTACCATCGCCTTAAAGTCAAGATTTTGATGGGCGATGAGACTTGCAACAGCATTTTGATGCCAAAGGGCTGGAGCGTATGATCCCGATGAGTGAGCTTGTTCGGCACTTTGCCTATGATCCATTCTGAAATATTGATAGCGAAGAGTCCAGTGCAAGAGTCTCAGTGCCACGCTAAGCCCAAGAGCTGTCAGCACTATTTTAAGTTTCGTCAGGAAACTCAGCTTTTCCAAGTTGAGTGGCTTCTGAGACGCGGGCAAGTAGGTATTCATGGTATTTCCTTACTATCTGCTATTTAATAGAAGCTACGATAGCAGAGCATACGCAAAAATCAATTACCGGCTCACAAAGCGAGAAATCGCATTGATAAGTTTTTGCTTCTTGATGGGTTTGACAAGGTAGGAGTCACAGCCAGCTTGTATGGCATTATCAATATCATCCTGGAGAACTGACGAGGTGAAGGCAATCACATGTGCTCTCGGGCGTTCTTGTTCTCGCTCGATGGTCCGTAGATTGATGGTCGTTTCAATCCCGCCCATGACCGGCATGTTTAAATCCATCAAAATAACATCGAACACCTTGTCCTGAAGGATTTTTAGAGCCTCACGTCCATCGGACGCAAAGCTAAGTTCCCAATTTTGATTTTTCAAAAATATCTTGATTAGATTATGATTATCTTCGGAGTCATCTACGCACAAAACTGATATCGGTTGATCATCCTTCGCTATAGCGTCTTTTTGAAGCCCCTTCTTAGCAGCGAGGAGTTGTATGCGAAAGCTTGTACCCTGACCGACCTGACTTTCTACCGAAATGTTACCTCGATTCATCATCACAAACTCTTTGCACAAGCCCAGTCCCAAGCCAGTTCCCCGCTCGTTACTGGTTCCTTTTTCGGTAAAGTAGATCTCCCGATCGAAGAGCTTTCTAATATTTTCTTCTTTGATACCAATGCCATTGTCTCGCACTAGTACCTCAACGTTTTTGTCGCGGGATAGGAGCTCGATTTCGACTCGGCCATGATCCGAAGTGGTGAACTTGATAGAGTTGGATACGATATTGCGTAAAACCGTCGAGATCATATTGCGATCAGCCTCGACCCAAACCGGCTCTTTAATGTTTGAGACAAGCTTCACGCTTTTGACCTTGGCGTTGACTTTCATTAGATCGAAGACTTCCAACACCACTTCCCGCAGGTCGAACGCCTCCCACTTGACTCGAATACCCCCACTCTGAATGATTGCCCACTGTAGAAGGTTTTCCAGTAGACCGTGTGCCTCTTCCGAGGAAACCGAGATTTTGTTCACCATTTCCCTGAGCTGGTCTTGGCCTAGGGAGTCGAAGCTGTCTTCAATTATCCCGGAATAGCCTTTGAGAGCCATGAATGGACTTTTTAAGTCGTGAGCGATAATCGAAAAGAAGCGATCTTTTGTGGCGTTGGTTCGCTCCAGTTCCTTATTAGCCTGAGCATACTTTTCGATGACGTTCTTGAGATCCGAAGTGCGCTCTTCAACGAGACCTTCCAAATCCTTTACCAGCTCACGCAGCCGGAAAGCCATCTGGTTCAGGGAACGCCCCAGATCGCCGATCTCGTCGTCACGATCGATTGCTATATCATGCTCCCAATCACCCTTGCCGATTCGTTGAGCCGATTCGTTGAGCTTCTTGATCGGTCGGGATATCCAATAAGAAACCATCAGGCCCGTGGCAAACATCACAAGGATCACCACAGTAGAACCCATCATGGCCTGGCTCAAAGCACTCCATACATGCTCTAAATAGGCTTCTTCACGGAGCACCGAAAACAAGTAGTAAGGCTCCTGCGACCCAGCAGTAGCAATCGGCGTAAGGTTCGCAAAAAGAGGGCCATTCTCTCCTATCACTGTATGACTTAATGGCTTCGATACTTGGCTCAATAATCCAAACTGATCATTAAACTCCTGCATCACACAACGAATCCGGCAGTCAGGAAAGCTATACCCTGAAATGAGAGCCTTGGGTTCCGACGGTGTGTAAAGACCCTGACGATACATTGAAGAGACCAAGACCTTGCCTTCAGAATCGACAAGAAACGAGTCG includes:
- a CDS encoding hybrid sensor histidine kinase/response regulator, whose protein sequence is MESRTSVKVLKFRKLTYLVTSPFVIVGFLSFLLIASIALSSLRLVIEQMARDVTTVAAAKNSQRIEAFQSQASQVLKILESNGPKSLSKASQDNLLGYLHGLLKSHGELQGIYLYANGNQLWASIRQIGDAELSELYPHPQGLGMGVGDRESVLLLETGSLSEFRDHPEVYQVSKLPWRSYPSQLKSRTISVAGKSVVVSVETSWAWVADILWTEAAESGLDSFLVDSEGKVLVSSMYRQGLYTPSEPKALISGYSFPDCRIRCVMQEFNDQFGLLSQVSKPLSHTVIGENGPLFANLTPIATAGSQEPYYLFSVLREEAYLEHVWSALSQAMMGSTVVILVMFATGLMVSYWISRPIKKLNESAQRIGKGDWEHDIAIDRDDEIGDLGRSLNQMAFRLRELVKDLEGLVEERTSDLKNVIEKYAQANKELERTNATKDRFFSIIAHDLKSPFMALKGYSGIIEDSFDSLGQDQLREMVNKISVSSEEAHGLLENLLQWAIIQSGGIRVKWEAFDLREVVLEVFDLMKVNAKVKSVKLVSNIKEPVWVEADRNMISTVLRNIVSNSIKFTTSDHGRVEIELLSRDKNVEVLVRDNGIGIKEENIRKLFDREIYFTEKGTSNERGTGLGLGLCKEFVMMNRGNISVESQVGQGTSFRIQLLAAKKGLQKDAIAKDDQPISVLCVDDSEDNHNLIKIFLKNQNWELSFASDGREALKILQDKVFDVILMDLNMPVMGGIETTINLRTIEREQERPRAHVIAFTSSVLQDDIDNAIQAGCDSYLVKPIKKQKLINAISRFVSR
- a CDS encoding lysophospholipid acyltransferase family protein, with the protein product MNTYLPASQKPLNLEKLSFLTKLKIVLTALGLSVALRLLHWTLRYQYFRMDHRQSAEQAHSSGSYAPALWHQNAVASLIAHQNLDFKAMVSSDLPGEIIVKVLSFFGYDSIRGEPARGGRVALREIYAKIPSGIKVAMTVDGPEGPRHEVKAGVVAIASTKAIPILPVAAVADRYWELKTWDRLRIPKPFAKVRVMYGQPIVIKENCEASEFEQTKIQVSQALHRIERQMARFRIY